In a single window of the Bacteroidales bacterium genome:
- a CDS encoding GlsB/YeaQ/YmgE family stress response membrane protein: MNWLLYIILGGFAGWLAGRIFKGEGFGFFMNLIVGIIGGIIGGWLFNFLGVNIGDGIIGSLITAVIGGGILVFIVGLVKKKK; the protein is encoded by the coding sequence ATGAATTGGTTACTTTATATTATTCTCGGAGGATTTGCAGGTTGGCTTGCAGGTCGCATTTTTAAAGGCGAAGGTTTTGGTTTTTTCATGAATCTTATTGTTGGTATTATCGGCGGAATAATCGGTGGTTGGCTTTTTAATTTTTTAGGAGTAAATATTGGTGACGGTATTATAGGCTCATTAATAACTGCAGTTATCGGCGGTGGTATCCTTGTTTTTATTGTGGGTTTGGTTAAAAAGAAAAAATAA
- a CDS encoding nucleotidyltransferase domain-containing protein → MNQNIINKISNYFNTKPIEKAWIFGSYSRNEESDKSDIDILVKFSPNNKITLFYYLQLKYELEKLTGKSIDFVEEGQLEKFALESFNKDKVLIYERTN, encoded by the coding sequence ATGAACCAAAATATTATAAATAAAATTTCAAATTATTTCAATACAAAACCAATTGAAAAAGCATGGATTTTTGGTTCGTATTCAAGAAATGAAGAATCTGACAAAAGCGATATTGATATACTTGTTAAGTTTTCTCCTAACAACAAAATTACATTATTTTATTATTTGCAATTAAAATATGAATTAGAAAAACTAACAGGAAAATCTATTGATTTTGTAGAAGAAGGACAACTTGAAAAATTTGCACTTGAAAGTTTTAACAAGGACAAAGTACTGATTTATGAGAGAACAAATTAG
- a CDS encoding DUF86 domain-containing protein, giving the protein MREQIRDKERLNHIIESIDNIFEFTENLKFTDFENNKMLKFAVIKNLEIIGEASNLLTKELKEKHNKIQWHLIIGLRNVLVHGYYQISNSIIWNTITDDLLSFKTKIENIKNNI; this is encoded by the coding sequence ATGAGAGAACAAATTAGAGATAAAGAGCGTTTAAATCATATTATTGAATCTATTGATAATATCTTTGAATTTACTGAAAATCTTAAATTTACGGATTTTGAAAACAATAAAATGTTAAAATTTGCAGTAATCAAAAATCTTGAGATTATCGGTGAAGCATCAAATTTATTAACAAAAGAGTTAAAAGAAAAGCACAATAAAATTCAGTGGCATTTAATTATAGGATTAAGGAATGTTTTAGTTCATGGTTATTACCAAATAAGCAATTCAATTATTTGGAATACAATAACAGATGATTTATTATCTTTTAAAACAAAAATTGAAAATATAAAAAATAATATTTAA